Proteins co-encoded in one Methanomicrobia archaeon genomic window:
- a CDS encoding TOBE domain-containing protein — protein sequence MPLSARNRIKGVVKGLEIGEVAASVKIEIAGPATITSMITREAVEDLELKEGNKVEAVIKASEVMVSKE from the coding sequence ATGCCGTTAAGTGCACGTAATAGAATTAAAGGCGTGGTAAAGGGGCTAGAGATAGGTGAGGTTGCCGCTTCGGTCAAGATCGAGATCGCAGGGCCCGCAACGATAACCTCGATGATCACGAGAGAGGCGGTGGAAGATCTCGAGCTCAAAGAGGGCAATAAAGTAGAAGCGGTGATCAAAGCGTCCGAAGTGATGGTTTCAAAGGAGTAA